The stretch of DNA CGCTAAATTGTCTCTCTCCTGAGTTTGATAAACCGTGTGGCTTGTGCCATGATTGTATATTATTCTTATCTGGAAAGAGTCTAGATGTCAGGGAAGTGGATTCTGCAAAAATCAACAGAGCCGAAAAGTTACGGATTCTTATCAAGGATGCAGATATCCCTCCAGTTTTCTCACGATTTAAGGTTTATATTATAGATGAGTGCCACTTGTTGCGAGGGGAAACATGGGCTACCATAATGAACAAGCTCGAGGAGCTTCCTCGACAACTTGTTTTCATTATGGTCACTCCTGAACTTGATAAGCTGCCTCGTTGTGCGATAACTAAATCTCAGAAATACCATTTTCAGAAGCTAAAAGATGTTGACATCGCCATCAGGTTAGAAAAAATATGTGCAAAAGAAGGTCTTGAATTTGATCGGGATGCACTAAACTTAGTTGCTACTAAGTCAAATGGTTCGCTGCGTGAAGCAGAGATGATGCTTGATCAGTTGAGTTTGCTTGGAAAAAAGATTAATGTGCCATTGGTTTATGAAGCAGTGAGTGTTTAATTcttttgttgattatttttctaCAACTTGTTGGGATTCCAGTCTAACTTCAAGTTTGGTGGCTTAGAATGGAGTTGTCTCTGATGATGAGTTGCtggatttgttgtatttggcaTTATCATCTGATGCTTCAAATACAGTCATAAGAGCCAGAGAGTTAATGGGATTGCGGATAGATCCGTTGCAACTTGTATCACAATTGGCAAATCTCATAATGGATATTCTTGCAGGCAAATACCCTGTAGGTGTATCAGAAGTCAAAAGGAAGCTTTTTGACTTGCACAAGTGTAAGTTTTATTGTAAACTGTGTTGGTGAATATTATTTTAGTCTAAAAGAGTTAATATGTGCTGCAGCTGAAGCTGACACGCAACAGCTAAGTCACGCACTAAAAATACTCTCAGAAGCTGAGAAACAGTTAAGAATGTCCAAGAACCAGACAACATGGCTCACTGCAGCTCTTCTACAGTTAAGTTCTGCCGATATGTCATACGATGACAGTAATCCAAGGTTGAGCCCTAGATCACTACACCCACAAGGTGAAAACTAGTAGAAAAACATTTTTAACTTGTAAATTTTGGGCAAGCCACTCATGTATCAGAAAGGTACATAACATCAGCACTCTAACCATGCTCCACTTTGTAGGTGATTTCTGCAGTACATCATCAACTGGGGAGTGTTTGAAGCATCTTGTAACATCTGCAAGTGGAAATGCTGTATCTGGGAAACCAGGGACTCGGGATGGTGGGGTAACATTGGAGTTGGTTTGGAGGAGAGCCACTAAAATGTGTCGGCCccgttcttttaaaaaattcctCCAAAATCAGGGAAAGCTGGTGTCTGTTCGTCTCACCCCCCTAGGTAAGTTATTTAATCACACACCGTGTCCACtgtcataatattataatgtaCAACTATTGTTGACCAATCCCTCGTGAGCTTGTGCCTTTGTGACAAGTGGTTTGAATGTAGTGTCGGAGTATTGAGGTTGCCAGAACAAAATATTTGGTGCACAATGCCCTTTGTTAGTAAGTTGGTCTTGGGTACTTATTTCTAGGCGTCTGCGGCATTATGTTTGACGAAGatgaatttttatgcatttaatattaatttcaaGTTAAATTTAACCACTTGGTTTTATTGTGAGAAAatgtattaaaatatacaaCTATAGTTGGTGGACCTCAAACACGCTCAAGGTTGTTAACTTTCAAAGAGAGTATTCGAGATTTGAGAGACATTATAATTTTTACTTAGAGTGAGCCTCTACAACTCAGAAGCATCTTCTGTCGCCGGAGTAGTTTAAGCTTATCTGTTCTAGTTAATCCCCTTTTGCCAAACAGTCCAGCAAGGTCGCTAATTTGTTCATTAACGTAAATGAATGACAATTAATGTGGATTTAAGGATAACTCATGGCCAAATCTTGTGTATATCCCAGGCATAGCAGTGGCAGAGTTGGAGTTTACTAATCCTAAATATGTACGTAAGACTGAAAAGTCATGGAAAATGATTGCTAGTGCACTTCAGCATTTGCTCGGTTATAATGTGGAACTGAGattaaatcttgccaataatGCTGCAAACAAACATGTAACGTTCAAGAAGCCATCTTTCAGTTTTTTCAGTTGCTCACGTAGAGTGCATCTTAGGTCGGAGTTTTCGGCAGAAAATGGAAGTAATCCTTGGGAAAGTTTTGATTTGACTCCAATAATCAGGCCTAGCAATAAGTGTGTTGAGATGTGTTCACATGAGTGCGAGTCTCGAATCTCATTCACATGTTGCCATGGAGAAGAGATGGTGAAAACCATAAGGAACACTGATGGAAATGCTCTAAGCATTAGTGTAGATACCCCCAGGCCCCAGAGAGCATTGCCTCGTAGCACTGAAAGAAAGAATCGAATGGGTGCTGTTCCTGTACACAAGGAAATCAACAGCGGATGCCCGGATTCAATGATCTTGAAGCCAGATATTCTGCTAAGGTATATGTCAAACGTGAAGACTATATATATACTGAAAGTGATTATTTAATGCAACTTGTTTATGTTGTTTGCAGATCGAGGAAGCCTTGGAAATTGCCTTGTTGGAGAGCGGCCAAATTCCCTTTCCGTAAGGTATCTATCAGTTCTTGTGGAAACCTTTTGTTTTTGTGAGGGAATTGTGATAAATGACCGGAGAAATGCAATGTTTTGGTGTGAAAGCTGAGACATCAACCGCCGAATGAGTGCCTGGTGGATTGTAGCCTATGCAGCTGCAAAGTTTCATCATAAATCTTTCTGCAATCACTGTTCTTTTCATCATTTACTCCATTTATCTAGTATATTTTATCTGAGTGCTGTAAATAACTCAGATTTGTACCTTGAATGGagatttgatttgtttttgttggGGTTTCCCGAGACAGCCAAGTAAACACATTGGAATTAAAAATTCTCGATGACATGCTGTTggcataaataaaatttatacatGAAAGCAGCATAACGAGACTAGTTAGATCGTTGATGGTTTGTCggaataaaaataatgattattGATACTCAATGGATGGGCTCGCTAAGTTTAGGCCCAAACCAGATCTGGTATCCTGGCCCATTCGCAGCCAAGGTGGGAGTCCAAGCACTGGCTCAAttatttttctataaataccagattTGAGTGTCTAATTTATTCATTATTATATTGTTTTTCGGCAGTATCTTTAGCTGCTCTTTTTTTATATCTTCAGTTTATGAcctgagcgtcggaggggctacgtcgGGACACTCTTCCAGCCTCTTTCTAACGGTTTTTTTCGTGGTTCAGGCTCAGGGTAAATTTGAAGCCTGCGTCTTGACTAATggcacttgctggaatcggaccctaaattttcagtgattatcaattatattaagaTTTAAAATTTACTTGTATGTTATATTTTAGGCTGGTAAATTTGCGATGTGACAAAATTATGTATAATAATTTAGTTTTCAAGTATTTTTAAATTGAATTATCTGTCTTAACAAAGTCAATCTTGATATtaatttatgattaaaaatcataattaaaaaatCACATAATGGCGATCCTTTTATATGATTATTTCTGTTTGACGTGACGGGTTTTTGAGAATTCTATTGAAACTCAAATACTgtcttattaaaattttaaaaataaaattcagcGGAAAAAACTTGAGAGAGTAAAACAATACAATAATTGATATTCCTTCTTTAACGTCTCCTGACGACGAATGCGTCTTGTTAAAACGTTAGTAATAAACATCTAATGGGATAAAAACCaaataaaggaaaatatatatacatctatTGCGCAATATCATGCTCCAAACAATGCTACAATTGTAAGGTCTAAATATACGATAACGTAATCTAACTGAATGCAAATCTAAGGAAAATAGAAgatgactaattaaatggttttaattgcataaatttaaTAGGGTGTGCATGTTTGCATTTTTAAAATGTACATTtctacatgaatgcataaaacGGTGTTTCAAAGGTTACTCGAGACGCAATCCAGGAACAGAGACCGGAGACAATATGAgagaaaataatttattaaataattacttTTAGTTGTTTATTGTATGATGTATTTTAagtgaaattttcgaaaatgaggtgttttgaAGTGTTTTTACATGTCAAGTTGTATTTTTAAAcgatattcgattttcgacgtaaatatgaatttttcgaggactcggctaatattttcacaactttttctaaacaaaatattttaaatatttactaaTGGACTTAATGAGCCTTTTATACTAGTTTAATGAGCTTAGgcttatattatatgttttaattaaaataaaaagcccTAAAACCCTTCCCAAACCCTCACAACTCACGCCCCACCCCTCCAATCATAGTAGGATCCTCCCTCACACACCACACAACCACGCACCACACGAATTGGATAAGTAAACTCACATTTTGAAGGGATATTCTGCAAGGTCCATCAACGCCG from Primulina tabacum isolate GXHZ01 chromosome 3, ASM2559414v2, whole genome shotgun sequence encodes:
- the LOC142541064 gene encoding protein STICHEL-like 2 yields the protein MDVRRHSVDVPISRALIALKRVRSLRDPSTNSMSKLSSLVDSINWEKNLNNPNVLGIENGHNEGNIDNNLSVLRRSRLFLGEEQHVSDDELYRVIRRTDSRLVSRETLGDSIENTGLTTEKSTCVNGSDASSLSQEIWCKSTTLSESYCKNCRDKELELECRTPSSYRAEGGGSHDEPEVASKQAEKKSFGGSKRKCWRRKRENLFRVTDGDDIVDHVGCQCFAVSDHKREVSRHRRSLAGNKDGGVTEFGHQGCGINSCWSRTLKLRDSNVPHEVEEQILLLGNSGQALSTEENLDWKCKSEDFSWYQDSPRNLCQKFLPKSFNDLVGQNMVTRSLLNAISQGQIASSYLFHGPRGIGKTSASRIFAAALNCLSPEFDKPCGLCHDCILFLSGKSLDVREVDSAKINRAEKLRILIKDADIPPVFSRFKVYIIDECHLLRGETWATIMNKLEELPRQLVFIMVTPELDKLPRCAITKSQKYHFQKLKDVDIAIRLEKICAKEGLEFDRDALNLVATKSNGSLREAEMMLDQLSLLGKKINVPLVYEANGVVSDDELLDLLYLALSSDASNTVIRARELMGLRIDPLQLVSQLANLIMDILAGKYPVGVSEVKRKLFDLHKSEADTQQLSHALKILSEAEKQLRMSKNQTTWLTAALLQLSSADMSYDDSNPRLSPRSLHPQGDFCSTSSTGECLKHLVTSASGNAVSGKPGTRDGGVTLELVWRRATKMCRPRSFKKFLQNQGKLVSVRLTPLGIAVAELEFTNPKYVRKTEKSWKMIASALQHLLGYNVELRLNLANNAANKHVTFKKPSFSFFSCSRRVHLRSEFSAENGSNPWESFDLTPIIRPSNKCVEMCSHECESRISFTCCHGEEMVKTIRNTDGNALSISVDTPRPQRALPRSTERKNRMGAVPVHKEINSGCPDSMILKPDILLRSRKPWKLPCWRAAKFPFRKVSISSCGNLLFL